The genome window TGACTATTGAGTTCTCTTCCATGTCCCCCTCTCCCAAACTTGGGAGAAGGGGGGTAGGAGCAAGACGTTTCCAGTTGTTTCAACTCTCCCCCTTACTGCTCTGGCACAATCCAGTTTTGGATGGCAGCAGCAATGCGATCGAGCATTAAACCGACAGCACCAATGTAGAACAGGGCCAAAATCACTTCACTCACGTAGCCATTCTGGTAAGCTGTCCAAATGAAGTAGCCAATGCCCACTACGCCAGACATCACAATCTCTGCGGCGATAATGGCCAACCAAGCCAGACCGATCGCAATCCGCAAGCCTGTGAAAATGTAGGGCAACGCCGAGGGAATTAGAATCTTAAAGAAATACTTACGGGGGGAAATTTGCAGCACCCGTGCCACATTGCGGTAGTCCTGGGGGATCTGCTGCACGCCTACAGTGGTGTTGATTAAAATTGGCCAAACGGCAGTGATGAAGATTACAAATACGGCTGCCAGTTGCACATTCGGCAGGGCAATCAGGGTAATAGGCACCCAAGCCAGTGGGGGAATTACCCGCAAAAACTGGAACAGGGGATCAAGCGCCCTATTCACAATCCTATTCGTACCCACCAAAATGCCTAAACCAACCCCAACGATCGCCGCCCCAAAGTAGCCCTGAGCCACTCGCAATAAGCTTGCCCAAGTCTGCCAAAACAGGCCCTTGTCTAACCCACCCCGATCTAGAAAGGGATACATTAGTAGTTCCCGCGTTTGCTGGTTCGTGAACAGTGTTGATGGCGCGGGCAGTTTCGTTATCCCTGCCACTGACAACGCCTGCCATATCAGTAAAAAACC of Cyanobacteriota bacterium contains these proteins:
- the ntrB gene encoding nitrate ABC transporter permease; amino-acid sequence: GFLLIWQALSVAGITKLPAPSTLFTNQQTRELLMYPFLDRGGLDKGLFWQTWASLLRVAQGYFGAAIVGVGLGILVGTNRIVNRALDPLFQFLRVIPPLAWVPITLIALPNVQLAAVFVIFITAVWPILINTTVGVQQIPQDYRNVARVLQISPRKYFFKILIPSALPYIFTGLRIAIGLAWLAIIAAEIVMSGVVGIGYFIWTAYQNGYVSEVILALFYIGAVGLMLDRIAAAIQNWIVPEQ